The Christiangramia forsetii KT0803 DNA segment CGGAATGTGTGGACACCTTGTATATCTCGCTATCTACAAGAGACAGATTTTTAATTTTTATATCCATTACCCGTTCTCCTATTGGTTTAGATAAATCAATATGATAATGTATTCCTGACGACTGTAGGAGGCCTCCAACTATCTCCATTTTATTCTTCGGCTTTAAATTCGTTGCAGTTTGTTCTAAAGTATTCTGAATCTGCGACCCAGTCAATTCAAGAGTAACAATCTTTGCAGGGTGAGGGAGAAGCTTGTAAATGTCTTCACTTGTTATATTTTCTTTTAGAGAAATACCATATCCAACTCCAGGAAGAAAAGCCACATCTGTATTATACTTTTCTCTCATCATATTAGTTACCACTCTGTCAAATGGGCTTTCAGATTTGTATTGTCTTCCTATCACTGTATCAGTTCGAGTAATATTTTCTTCCAGCTTCGTTAAATAAGCTGTTCGTAGTTTCTGAATCAATTGATCTGAATTCTGATCTGCGGTGTATTTATCATGCCATAAATAATGATATTGTGTATTGATACCCGTTAATTTTTTATTTGAAATAAGTAACTCGGTTTCTCCCAATACAGCTGCATCAGATAAAGCCTGAACTATGTAAGTCTGATTTATCTTTATAGGTGGTTCAATAATATCATGACTGTGAGCTCCAATAATTAAATCTATCCCATTTATTTTTTCAGCAATAATTTTATCTACAGCCATACCTTCGTGAGAAAGTAAAATAATGATATCGGCTTTTGATTTTAATTCGGAGAGATATTTTTCAATGGCTTCCAGGCCGCTGGTAAATTTCAGACCTTGGATATTTTTTGGATTTCCTGTTAAAGGAGTATTTCGATATCCTACTGGAAGGACTCCTATATTTAAGGCATCTCTATTAAACAATATGTAAGGTTCTTTAAAAATAGGATTACCTGTCTCCTGATCTATTACATTTGCTGCAAGCATTGGGAAATTAGCCATTTTCTCTAACTCACGGGTTCTTTTCAGGCTGTAGTCAAAGTCATGATTTCCCAAAACCATCAGGTCATAATCCAATTCGTTCATGATACGAATCATCGCTTCACCTTTAG contains these protein-coding regions:
- a CDS encoding bifunctional metallophosphatase/5'-nucleotidase, translated to MSQLKLSVLLLISFPLFFNSCKTTNDTSTMNAEKPDINKRISVLHTNDMHGSYMSFQSTLDNATAQTGDSIDNLTRFDKIGDIGGMAWMTTAVKSIRQEKGTQNVILLDGGDTFSDDQLGNLTKGEAMIRIMNELDYDLMVLGNHDFDYSLKRTRELEKMANFPMLAANVIDQETGNPIFKEPYILFNRDALNIGVLPVGYRNTPLTGNPKNIQGLKFTSGLEAIEKYLSELKSKADIIILLSHEGMAVDKIIAEKINGIDLIIGAHSHDIIEPPIKINQTYIVQALSDAAVLGETELLISNKKLTGINTQYHYLWHDKYTADQNSDQLIQKLRTAYLTKLEENITRTDTVIGRQYKSESPFDRVVTNMMREKYNTDVAFLPGVGYGISLKENITSEDIYKLLPHPAKIVTLELTGSQIQNTLEQTATNLKPKNKMEIVGGLLQSSGIHYHIDLSKPIGERVMDIKIKNLSLVDSEIYKVSTHSGMLNGIHNYVEFAKGTNIQKTNIVLTEFIIDEFRKMTKIDIPKNMGEVTIIK